From a single Silene latifolia isolate original U9 population chromosome 6, ASM4854445v1, whole genome shotgun sequence genomic region:
- the LOC141658982 gene encoding UDP-glycosyltransferase 79B30-like, whose translation MTQNNVTQLHIAMYPWLAMGHITSFLRIGNKLAERGHKITLFLPPKTQLRFVSQNHYPELITFVTVPLPPVDGFPRGAETTNDIPAELRPLLMTAMDLTQDTIEAHLVNLKPNIVFYDFTCWLPELARKHGIKSVYYFSALVVRVALAFQYIHLFSNTKITTPLPPFPSPYIKTYAYEQRRNDGLSSDDFGGGMTLVERFFKSLRECDAIGVKTCKEMEGMFCEYIENHGKLVLTAGPVRPDPQTNKLDERFDQWLAGFEPGEVVYCAFGSECTLDKVHFQELVLGLELTGRPFLAALKPPKGYETIESALPDGFTERTEGRGIVYGGWVQQQLILQHPSVGCFITHCGAGSLSEAMVNKCQLVMIPNSGDQFINARMMSFELKVGVEVEKREKDGFLSREAVCKAVTTVMDEENQVGKEVRANHTKWREFILKEGVEESYITSFIKGLQQLLV comes from the exons ATGACACAAAACAATGTTACACAATTACACATAGCTATGTACCCTTGGTTAGCCATGGGCCATATTACTTCTTTTCTTCGCATCGGTAACAAATTAGCCGAAAGAGGTCACAAAATCACGTTATTCCTCCCACCAAAAACACAACTAAGGTTCGTCTCTCAAAACCATTATCCTGAATTAATTACATTTGTTACCGTCCCTCTCCCGCCTGTCGATGGATTTCCACGGGGAGCGGAGACGACTAATGATATCCCGGCCGAGTTACGGCCTCTCCTTATGACGGCTATGGACTTGACCCAAGACACAATTGAGGCCCATTTAGTCAATCTCAAGCCCAACATCGTTTTCTATGATTTCACTTGTTGGTTACCCGAACTGGCCCGTAAACACGGAATCAAATCCGTTTACTATTTCTCAGCCCTTGTAGTGAGGGTTGCTCTCGCTTTCCAGTACATACACTTGTTTTCAAATACCAAGATTACGACTCCATTACCGCCATTTCCGTCTCCGTATATTAAAACGTATGCGTACGAGCAACGACGTAACGATGGTCTGAGTTCCGATGACTTTGGTGGAGGTATGACTCTTGTTGAGAGGTTTTTCAAGTCACTAAGAGAATGTGATGCTATTGGAGTCAAGACTTGTAAAGAGATGGAAGGAATGTTTTGTGAATATATAGAGAATCATGGTAAGCTTGTTCTTACAGCCGGACCGGTCCGTCCTGACCCTCAGACCAATAAGCTTGATGAGCGGTTTGATCAATGGTTAGCGGGTTTCGAGCCGGGTGAAGTTGTGTATTGTGCATTTGGGAGTGAATGTACCCTTGATAAAGTCCACTTTCAAGAGCTCGTCCTTGGACTCGAGCTCACAG GAAGACCGTTTTTAGCGGCCTTAAAACCACCAAAAGGCTATGAAACAATAGAATCAGCCTTACCAGACGGCTTTACGGAGCGAACGGAAGGAAGAGGTATAGTATACGGAGGTTGGGTGCAACAACAACTAATCTTACAACATCCTTCAGTAGGATGCTTTATAACCCATTGTGGGGCCGGGTCATTGTCCGAAGCCATGGTGAATAAATGCCAATTAGTGATGATACCAAATTCAGGTGACCAATTCATCAATGCAAGGATGATGAGTTTCGAGCTTAAAGTTGGTGTCGAGGTCGAGAAAAGAGAAAAGGACGGTTTCTTGTCGAGGGAGGCCGTGTGCAAAGCAGTAACAACCGTGATGGACGAGGAAAACCAAGTCGGAAAAGAAGTGAGGGCTAACCATACTAAATGGAGAGAATTCATATTGAAGGAAGGTGTTGAAGAGTCCTATATTACAAGCTTTATCAAGGGTTTACAACAATTGCTTGTATAA
- the LOC141587261 gene encoding UDP-glycosyltransferase 79B30-like: MTQNNDTKLHIAMYPWLAMGHITSFLRIGNKLAERGHKITLFLPPKTQLRFASQNHHPELITFVTVPLPPVDGFPSEAETTNDIPENSRHLLMTAMDLTQDTIEAHLVNLKPNIVFYDFTCWLPVLARKHGIKSVIYLSGLLVRVAHSFQFLHLFMPQSISNSQITSPLPPFPSPYIKMHAYEKQSTDGLSSGNFGGGMSLVERFFKSLTECDAIGVKTCKEMEGIFCDYIEKYHGKRVLTAGPVRPDPQTDSLEERFAHWLAGFKPGEVVYCAFGSECILDKVQFQELVLGLELTGRPFLAALKPPTGYETIESALPDGFTERTEGRGIVYGGWVQQQLILQHPSVGCFITHCGAGSLSEAMVNKCQLVMIPNAVDQFINARMMSGELRVGVEVEKREEDGFLSREAVCKAVATVMDDESQVGREVRANHTKWREFILQEGVEESYISSFIKDLQQLVHGYV; this comes from the coding sequence ATGACACAAAACAATGATACAAAATTGCACATAGCAATGTACCCTTGGTTAGCCATGGGACATATTACATCTTTTCTTCGCATTGGTAACAAATTAGCTGAACGAGGTCACAAAATCACGTTATTCCTCCCACCAAAAACGCAATTAAGGTTCGCGTCTCAAAACCATCATCCCGAACTCATTACATTCGTTACTGTCCCTCTTCCGCCTGTCGATGGATTTCCATCGGAGGCGGAAACGACCAACGATATTCCCGAAAATTCAAGGCATCTCCTTATGACGGCCATGGACTTGACCCAAGACACAATTGAGGCCCATTTAGTCAATCTCAAGCCCAACATTGTTTTCTATGATTTCACTTGTTGGTTACCCGTATTAGCCCGTAAACACGGAATCAAGTCCGTAATTTACTTGTCAGGCCTTCTAGTAAGGGTTGCTCATTCATTCCAGTTCCTACACCTCTTTATGCCCCAATCGATTTCAAATTCCCAAATTACGAGCCCGTTACCGCCATTTCCGTCTCCGTATATTAAAATGCACGCGTACGAAAAACAATCTACCGATGGACTCAGTTCCGGTAACTTTGGTGGAGGTATGAGTCTTGTTGAGAGGTTCTTCAAGTCTCTAACAGAATGTGATGCTATCGGAGTTAAGACTTGTAAAGAGATGGAAGgaattttttgtgattatatAGAGAAGTATCATGGTAAGCGTGTTCTTACAGCCGGTCCGGTCCGTCCTGACCCTCAGACCGATAGCCTTGAAGAGCGATTCGCTCATTGGTTGGCGGGTTTTAAGCCGGGTGAAGTGGTTTATTGTGCATTTGGGAGTGAATGTATTCTTGATAAGGTTCAGTTTCAAGAGCTCGTTCTCGGGCTCGAGCTCACAGGTAGACCGTTTTTAGCGGCCTTAAAGCCACCAACGGGTTATGAGACAATAGAATCAGCCCTGCCAGACGGCTTTACGGAACGAACAGAAGGAAGAGGAATAGTGTACGGAGGTTGGGTGCAACAACAACTAATTTTACAACATCCGTCTGTAGGTTGCTTTATAACCCATTGTGGGGCCGGGTCATTATCCGAAGCCATGGTGAATAAATGCCAATTAGTGATGATACCAAATGCAGTTGATCAGTTCATCAATGCAAGGATGATGAGTGGCGAACTTAGAGTTGGTGTCGAGGTCGAGAAAAGGGAGGAAGATGGGTTTTTATCGAGAGAGGCCGTGTGCAAAGCAGTCGCAACCGTGATGGATGACGAGAGTCAAGTTGGAAGAGAGGTAAGAGCTAACCACACCAAATGGAGGGAATTCATATTGCAGGAAGGAGTTGAAGAATCCTATATCAGTAGCTTTATCAAGGATTTGCAGCAATTAGTGCATGGATACGTATAA
- the LOC141658983 gene encoding UDP-glycosyltransferase 79B30-like: MTQNNDTQLHIAMYPWLAMGHITSFLRIGNKLAERGHKITLFLPPKTQLRFVSQNHHPELITFVTVPLPPVDGFPSGAETTNDIPAELRPLLMTAMDLTQNTIEAHLVNLKPNIVFYDFTCWLPELARKHGIKSVYYYSALLVSAALAFQYIHLFSNTKITSPLPPFPSPYIKLYAYEQRTNDGQSSDDFVERFFKSLRECDAIGVKTCKEMDGMFCDYIENHGKRVLTAGPVRPDPQTNRLDERFDQWLAGFEPGEVVYCAFGSECILDKVHFQELVLGLDLTGRPFLAALKPPKGYETIESALPDGFTERTEGRGIVYGGWVQQQLILQHPSVGCFITHCGAGSLSEAMVNKCQLVMIPDSGDQFINARMMSGELRVGVEVEKREEDGFLSREAVCKAVATVMDDESQVGREVRANHTKWREFILQEGVEESYISSFIKDLQQLV; this comes from the exons ATGACACAAAACAATGATACACAATTACACATAGCTATGTACCCTTGGTTGGCCATGGGCCATATTACTTCTTTTCTTCGCATCGGTAACAAATTAGCCGAACGTGGTCACAAAATCACGTTATTCCTCCCACCAAAAACACAGCTAAGGTTCGTCTCTCAAAATCATCATCCCGAACTCATTACATTTGTTACCGTCCCTCTCCCGCCTGTCGATGGATTTCCATCGGGGGCGGAGACGACTAATGATATCCCGGCCGAGTTACGGCCTCTACTTATGACGGCTATGGACTTGACCCAAAACACAATTGAGGCCCATTTAGTCAATCTCAAGCCCAACATCGTTTTCTATGATTTCACGTGTTGGTTACCTGAACTGGCCCGTAAACACGGGATCAAGTCCGTTTACTATTACTCAGCCCTTCTGGTGAGCGCTGCTCTCGCTTTCCAGTACATTCACTTGTTTTCAAATACCAAGATAACGAGTCCATTACCGCCATTTCCGTCTCCGTATATTAAACTGTACGCGTACGAGCAACGAACTAACGATGGTCAGAGTTCCGATGACTTTGTTGAGAGGTTTTTCAAGTCGCTAAGAGAATGTGATGCCATAGGAGTCAAGACTTGTAAAGAGATGGACGGAATGTTTTGTGATTATATAGAGAATCATGGTAAGCGTGTTCTTACAGCCGGACCAGTCCGTCCTGACCCTCAGACCAATAGGCTTGATGAGCGGTTTGATCAATGGTTAGCGGGTTTCGAGCCGGGTGAAGTTGTGTATTGTGCATTTGGGAGTGAATGTATCCTTGATAAAGTCCACTTTCAAGAGCTCGTCCTTGGACTCGATCTCACAG GTCGACCGTTTTTAGCGGCCTTAAAACCACCAAAAGGCTATGAAACAATAGAATCAGCGTTGCCAGACGGCTTTACGGAGCGAACGGAAGGAAGAGGTATAGTATACGGAGGTTGGGTGCAACAACAACTAATCTTACAACATCCTTCAGTAGGATGTTTTATAACCCATTGTGGGGCCGGGTCATTGTCGGAAGCCATGGTGAATAAATGTCAATTAGTGATGATACCTGATTCAGGTGACCAATTCATCAATGCAAGGATGATGAGTGGCGAACTTAGAGTTGGTGTCGAGGTCGAGAAAAGAGAGGAAGACGGTTTCTTATCGAGAGAGGCCGTGTGCAAAGCAGTTGCAACCGTGATGGATGACGAGAGTCAAGTTGGAAGAGAGGTAAGAGCTAACCACACCAAATGGAGGGAATTCATATTGCAGGAAGGAGTTGAAGAATCCTATATCAGTAGCTTTATCAAGGATTTGCAGCAATTAGTGTAG